AGCCAGAGAACAATTTGAAGGAATGAGAACAGCACTTTATCTTTTCGTTGACGATGTAGAAGCTGTTCATCAAAGAGCCGTTGACAATGGAGCGAAAATTGAATTTGAACCAGCAGATATGCCATACGAAGACAGACAATCGGGTATAATTGACCCTTGTGGAAATTATTGGTGGATTTCAAAACGACAAGTAAAAAAGGGTTATCACGAATAAAAAAATACACGAAAACAACAACGAACCGCTAACATGGGTAACCGTTGCACAACCACCTCATTAAGCAAACCAGTATCAAAAACGCCTAAAAAACGGCTTTATTAGAAGCGATTTAAGCAAGGTTTAGTTGAGGAGCAGAGAAAAATAGCTGTGTTTTTGGGTGGCGCTAAAAAGACTTATTTCAATTTGGAGCAGCGTGTTTTCAATAAACCCGAATATTCCTTGCGGAACTGCTAATTCTTGGGCATTGCTCCGGACTTTTTTAGGCACAAATTTCAATAGTTTTTTCAGGTTGTAGGCTAAAGCTGCCATCAACACATGTTTATTGGCTGCTTTCATGCCCGTGCATATACTTTTTTCATGCCCATAAAGTTGATGAGTGTGCCTAAAACGGTTCTACCGTGCTACTTCTGCGTTTGGTGAGAAAACGGGTGTAGTTTTTGTCTTTGTTCAGCTTTGCATGCATCTTGTCGTAGAGCGGTTTATGAATGCTGTCATCGATTTTTCTTGAACTTACTTACCTTGCCACAACAAGCTTCCCAAAGGACATTCCCACAACTACCTTTCGCTGCTGCGATATACTTTCTTTTTGATATCCTTTGCTATCGGTTTTAATGCCTTTGAAGGTGAGTATGGCTTTGTTGCCGCCTGTTTTAATAACATTCATATTGGTTCTGTTCTTTGTTGTAAATAAATCCTTCTCGTTCTGCTTTGTACTGACCAAAGTTTGGGGATGTAGGCATTGATATTGTTTTTCTTCTAAATACTGCAATGCTTCACCACTGCTGTAACCGGCATCAGCCAAAACTTCATCTAACTGCAAATGATTTTGTTCAAAGTTCTCTATGGTTTGGTCCATTACTTCTGGAAAAAATTGCACTGTCTTTACTCCCTGCAGTGCTGGCACAAGCGCCTGTAATCACATGGTGGGCATCATCAACGGCTAATTGTCCTGCGTAATTCAGTTGCTGGCTTTCGGGCTTTTACACTGATTTTCGCATCCGGGCCGGTGGGTG
This region of Bacteroidota bacterium genomic DNA includes:
- a CDS encoding VOC family protein; this translates as MNDILNTYKPDNFHTVTPYLFVDKPQLLIDFLKNAFFAKEINRSVNPTNGDIANCILQIGDTCFMISQAREQFEGMRTALYLFVDDVEAVHQRAVDNGAKIEFEPADMPYEDRQSGIIDPCGNYWWISKRQVKKGYHE